In the Salmo trutta chromosome 33, fSalTru1.1, whole genome shotgun sequence genome, one interval contains:
- the soul3 gene encoding heme-binding protein 1, translating to MEPGNCSMNGGGGLDGIGGGGDDSSNGMITLEDLESFSEDQLSDSGTGSLEEAGETMEDEEQQDRLLRYWQDAARGHQVEVSRDMAEPIQQITSNNNGQHDREHVPFTLITRKEKCGDVLYEKRHYEKAHWACITVHEDTYEQSICYGFMKLMRYICQQNSSGSYLGMTIPILTVIRTDENHSVLSRDVTVAYYLPTEYQAQPPLPSDIEISIEEWSATIVYTRSFTGATNEVTIINEISTMAEMLDSPATHVNDSFIVAGYTNPAVANRQNEIWFLERP from the exons ATGGAGCCAGGTAATTGTAGTATGAATGGCGGTGGTGGACTCGACGGTATCGGTGGAGGCGGCGACGATTCCTCAAATGGTATGATCACGCTAGAGGACCTGGAATCTTTTTCGGAAGACCAGCTGTCAGATTCGGGCACTGGGAGTCTGGAAGAGGCGGGTGAGACGATGGAGGACGAAGAGCAACAAGACAGATTGCTGCGCTACTGGCAGGACGCCGCACGGGGACACCAAGTGGAAGTGTCTCGAG ACATGGCTGAGCCCATCCAGCAGATTACCAGCAACAACAACGGCCAACACGACCGGGAGCACGTGCCCTTCACCCTCATCACGCGTAAGGAGAAG tgtgGAGACGTGCTCTATGAGAAGAGACACTATGAGAAGGCCCACTGGGCGTGTATCACGGTTCATGAGGACACCTACGAGCAGAGCATCTGTTACGGCTTCATGAAGCTCATGAGATACATCTGCCAGCAGAACTCCTCAG GTAGCTATCTGGGTATGACCATCCCTATCCTGACTGTGATCCGTACGGACGAGAACCACTCTGTCTTGTCCAGGGACGTCACTGTGGCCTACTACCTGCCCACAGAATACCAAGCCCAGCCACCCCTTCCTTCTGACATTGAAATAAGCATTGAGGAATGGTCTGCCACCATTGTATATACAAG GTCCTTCACTGGTGCCACAAACGAGGTGACCATCATTAATGAGATCAGCACCATGGCGGAAATGCTCGACTCCCCCGCCACGCATGTGAATGACTCGTTCATCGTGGCCGGCTACACCAACCCTGCGGTGGCGAACCGACAGAACGAGATTTGGTTCCTGGAGCGGCCTTGA